The segment ATCGAGAGAAACCCAGGTTTAAAGGTTCCCACCAATCCATCCGGAGAACGTGTCCCTTCCGGATACAACCCGACAAGGAACCCATGCTTGAGGCGGCGAACGGCTTCGCGAATGGTACTGCTGGTCGCCGATTCTCGTCGGATTGGCATGGTGTAAACACGTTTTAAAATAAAACCGATAATCGGGGCTTTGAACAGACTGTCGCGGGCGACAAAGCTGATTGTCCGGCGGATGACTGTTCCCACCAGCACTGGGTCAAGAAAACTCTGATGATTCATCATCAGGATCGCTCCCCCCTTTGCGGGCAGTTTTTCCTGATGGTATCCCCTTAAGCGGAACCAGACTGTGCAAAACAGGGTGCATACGACATGTAAGAACCCCCACATGAAGGTCCATTTATCTGGTGACGGGAGATCAATTTCGGTTTTTACGGGAGAGGTGGATTCACTCGACATGAGGCTATGTCACCGAAAGTTCGGGAAAGGTGCTGGAAAACATTCCCCGCGAGGGAGAATCATGGACGTGGTTCCTCTTTACCGGCTGGTCGTCTGAAGTGCAAGATGCATTTGATTTTCTGTTTCACAACTCGCGACGATCTATCGCTCAATCCAGCCCATCGGTCTGTTCAACCGCTGTTTGCAAACCTGTTTGGTAAGTCGGGTAATCAAACTGGAACGGCAGCGACTCTTTGACGAACTGATTTCGGCACCGTTTGTTCAAACCACGCGTTCGTTTCGCAGGTGTGTCATCGTCGAAACGAGGCTCCGGCGCGTTTACCAGGCGGGCGAGTTCACGATAATATTCTTCCCGAGTGGGAGGCTGATTGTCGCAGA is part of the Polystyrenella longa genome and harbors:
- a CDS encoding lysophospholipid acyltransferase family protein, producing MSSESTSPVKTEIDLPSPDKWTFMWGFLHVVCTLFCTVWFRLRGYHQEKLPAKGGAILMMNHQSFLDPVLVGTVIRRTISFVARDSLFKAPIIGFILKRVYTMPIRRESATSSTIREAVRRLKHGFLVGLYPEGTRSPDGLVGTFKPGFLSILKRTDAPIIPVGIAGAYEAMPRSSVWIRPKKICVVFGDPISHEEIQAHFDSDQSDKEFVEFLRQRVVECQNEANARRQGKPIPTKTAGT